Within Kutzneria chonburiensis, the genomic segment CCCGGCGACGTCGGCCTGCCGTCGGGGACCGGGCTGCGGCGCATTCCCGGCCTGCGGCGCGAGGAGGTCGCCGCACTCGCCGGCATCAGCATCGACTACTACATCCGGCTGGAGCAGGGCAAGGAAACCAACCCCAGCACGGCGGTCCTGGACGCGCTGACCAGCGCGCTGCGACTGAACGAGGACGAGCACTCGCACCTGTGCGCGCTGGCCACCTACCTGGCCCAGCGGCCGTCGCACCGGCCGGCCCGGCGCAGCCGAACCGTGCGGCCGGGCATCCGGCAACTGCTGGAGACGCTGCGCCCCTGTCCCGCGTACGTGCTGAACGCGACCAGCGACATCCTCGCCGCCAACCCGGAGGGCCTCGCGCTGCTGGCCGGAATCACCGACTGGCCGGCGGATCGGCGCAACACCACCCGGTACACGTTCCTGCATCCAGGCGCCCGCACGCTGTTCGCCGACTGGGACAAGGCCGCCGTCGGCAGCGTCGCCCAGCTGCGCACCGCCGTTGCCGCCGATCCCGAGGCCCCCGAGCTGCTGGCGCTGGTCGAGGAGCTCACCGCCGGCAGCCCGGAGTTCGCCGGCCTGTGGCACCGGTACGACGTGCGGCACCGGCGCAGCGAGCAGAAGACCTTCCACCATCCACAGGTCGGCGAGGTGACCTTCGCCTACGAGGTGGTCGGCCTTGACGAGGACGGCCAGCGCATGACCATCTACCAGGCGGCGCCGGGCAGCGGCGACCACGACGCGATGACCCTGCTGTCGCTGGCTGTTTCCGAGTAGTCCTCAGTAGCCCTGGTAGGCGCCGCCGTGCGACATGGCCCGGATGCCCGGCACGTTGGACACCGAGCCGTAGCGGGCGATCGAGTAGCGGACGCCGGCGATGATGTTGTCCACCGGGTTGTAGATGTCGTCGTGGCCGGGCAGCTTGTTCGACTGGAACGTGCCGTCGATGCACTGCATCAGACCCTTGGACGGGTGGCCGGCCTTGGCGTTGGAGTCCCACAGGTTGATCGCGTGCGGGTTGCCGCCGGACTCGTGCTGGATGATCGCCCAGATGTCGTTCTCGCTCATCTTCGAGGTGTCGACACCGTTCTCCTGGAGGATCTTCATCGCCTCCTCGATCCACTCCTTGACCTGGCCCTGCGGCGCGGGGCCGCCGCCGCCCTCGGGCGGGCCGCCGCTGGGGCCGAGGCCGCCGCCACCGCCGCCGCCATCACCGCCACCGCCGTAGCTGCCGCCTCCGCCGCCACCGCCTCCCCCGCCGCTCGAATGCTGGCTCTCGGTGGAGGTGGTGGTCGGATTGGGGTCGGGGTTGGCCTTCCAGTCGATGGTGCGGCCGGGGCCGGGCACGAAGGTCTGCTCGCCCGGGGCGGGCAGCACGGAGAACTTGGAGCCGATGAAGGTCGCGCTCTTGAGCTGGTTGAGAGCATTGCTCAGCTCGTTGTTGGCCGCGTCCACCGACTTCTGCACGTCACCCTTGGCCGCGTTGCACAGCCGCTCGATCGCCGCCTCACGCTCGCCGTCCTTGGGCTGCGGATGGGCCGCGTCCCAGCTGCGGACCTCGCCCAGCAGCCCTTCGCAGCGACTGTCCACCGCGGACTTGGCCTGCTCAACGGTGTTCGCCGCCGACTCCAGCGCCGCCGCGCCGTTGTTCAGCGCCTCCGACATCGAGCCGCCGGCCTTGGTGAAGTTGCCCATGTAGGCCGTGAACGAGTCGGCCGAGCCGCCGGACCAGGCGCCGTCCAGGGCGTTCACCGCCGACGTGACGGCCTTGCCCTGGTTGTCGCATTTGGACGCGCTGTCCCGCCAGTGCTTGGCCACGTCCCGGATCGCCTGGGGCTGGGCCTTCTCCACCTTGCGGGCGATCTCGGCGACCGCGCCGCCACCGGGCAGGGCCGCGACGTCGTCGACCGCACTCATGTCGCCGTCAGTCCCCTCGCGTTGGCCTTCTCCTGGTCCTGCAGCGTCGTCTCGATCGAGTCCAGCGAGGACTCCACCTTGCGCAGCAGGCTTTCCGCCGCCTGGAGCTCACCGTGCAGGGCACTCTGGAAGCCGTCGATCGCGCTCGCGAAGCCCGCCGAGGCGTCCAGCTGGCCGAACACGTCCGCGCTGGTCGTCCCGCCCTGGAAGCCGTCGCCGACGCCGCCGTACTGGCCGGCCTGGGTGCTCATCGCGCCGCGGCAGGCGTCGATCGCGTCGAAGTTGTACTTCGTTGCCGTCACGGTGCCCCCTTCTCGCTTCACTCTGACGGGCGTCGGCCGCCGGCGGTTCCGATTTCAGCCCGACGGGTGATCAGGCCTCGTCCAGCAGCTCCCGCACGCTCGTCGCCAGCAGCCGGTTGTCCGCCGGGGTGATCGTGCTCCACTCCGTGCGGTCCGCGCTGGGTTTCACCAGATGCAGATAGCGTCCGTTGGGCGTGTCGTGGAAGGCCACCACCCGGCTCGCCCGCGTCGGCCGCTCCGCGCCCTGCGCCGTCTCCACGCCGAACTGGCCGCGGGTCGTCATGCCCGCCACCATGCCGACCAGCACTTGGGCCTGGCCCAGCGGCACGTTCTCGTCCGACAACTCCAGGACCAGGCGCTGCGGGTCGCCATTGGCCCGGGCATCCGCGCTGGTCAGCAGCGCCGTCGGCAGGCTGACCGACTGCCCAGGTCCCGGCCTCGCCTCACCTGCCACCGACACCGCCGCGTCCGCGATCGACTCGGTTTTGATCAGCCACACCTCATCGCCGTCCACCACACCCATCAGCGCACTGCCGCCGTTCGACGCCGCCAGCAGCGAGATCTTGCGGTCCGGCGCCCAGATGAAGCCGTACACCGCCTGCCTCGGGTAGGCCAGCAGCGCCAGATCATCCGCCAGATCCGGCGCCGCCCGCCCGCGTTCGGCCAGGCCCCTCTGCTCCAGCGAGCGCCACGTCTCCTGGACCAGGCGGGCCCGCTCCGTGTGCGTCTCACCCGGGCTCGGCACAGTCAACGCCACGTGGCGGCGGGGGAAGCGTTCGTTCTCCCACAGGACGTCGAAGTCCAGGCGGGACAGCACCGTCGGCTGCATCGGCTAGGCGTCCGGGTCTTCGCCGAGCACCGTCGGCGCGACGCGGCGGTGGTCCCCGAACAGGTCCTCTTCCACCGTGTACTTCCGCTCGTGCTCGCTGTCTTCTTCCTTCTTGCCCCCGCGGCCCGCCGCCCCCGCTTGGCCGCCGGCGCCCGGTGCCCCCGCCTTCCCCGGCGCAATCCGCTCCGCCGCCCGGGCCTGCGCCGCCTTCTCTTCGTCGATCGCCCCCGCCGTCGCACTAGCCCGGCTCGGCGTGTTCGCCTTCTCTCCCGGCTGGGCGCTCGTTCCGCCGCCCCGCACCATCGCGTTCGGGTTACCGCTCCTGGCCCCGGCAGCCACCGCCCCAGCACCGCCGGCCAGCGCCGCTCCCAGCCCCACTTCTTCCGCCAGCAGCCCACTCGCCGCTGCCGCTGCCGGCGGCATCGCCCCCGGCAGCCTTCCCGTGCCCGGTCCGATCCCCGTCACGCCACCCGGTCCCGGCACCCCGCCGCCCGGCACCCCTCCTGGCGGCGTGAAGCCACCCCCGCCACCACTTCCGCCCGGGTACCCCGCGTAGCCCCCACCGCTGCCCCCCGGGCCGCCGTAGCTGCCCGCCGTGGTTCCGTAGCCGCCCATCCCCGTCATCGAGGTCCCTTGCACCGGCTGCGCCGTCAGCCCGATCGTCGGCGGCGCACTCATCGGGGTCGTGCTGGCAATGGCATCCTGCGAGTTCGACTGATAGGCATTCAGCTGCGCGATGGCCTGCTCCCGATCGGCCTGCGCCTGCTCCACCTCTTTGGCGTGATCCGTCTGATACCCGAAGAACCCGGCCACGTTGTCGCCGAAGTTCTTGTTGGTGTCAGTGGACGGCGCCGGCGCACTCTGCGCCACCGTGTGCGAGTCGCTCTGCGTCGTCAGCGCATTGTTCGCGCCGGTGATGTTGTACTGAGCGTCATCGCCGTAGTTCACGTTGGACGACATGATGTTGCTCGCCCCCTGCCCAGCCACACTGTGCCAGTCCACCCCGAGCTTCGCCAGCTGCGTGGTCAACAGCTGGTTCGTCGAGGTCAGGTCCTGGGCGACACTGTGCAGCGTGTCGATCGCCGGCTGCAGCGCCCTCGACCCCGCCCCAGACTTGATCTTGTTGACCTGGTCCGCGAGGTCGCCGTTGCTGTACCCGTCGAACCGGAAGTCACCGAGTTGGTCCGCCATTGGTCGCCCTCCGCCTCTACTGGTTCGCCAACAACGTGGTCATGGCAAGATCGGCCAGCTGCTTCGACAGATCGCACAGCTGAGCCGTGGTGAGGCCCTTTTTCAAATCCTGTAGGGCACCCGCGTGCAACTCTTGCCCGGCCGCTGTGCTCACGAGCGTCTGACAACCGCCGGCATTGGGATCCGAAAACTTCTCAGCGAGCAGCAGGGTCTGCGCCGCCGGGTAGGACTGGACCGAGAGCTTCCGCAGATCCTGCCCCTCGTACTTGCCGCCCAGCCAGTCCTCAACACCGAGCTTGGAGTCAAGTGCGATGTTCATCGAGTATGGGATCGGCTTGAGCACCGTGTAGGAGCAACTCGACGGCGATCCGCTATCGGCGGAACCTGGTCCCGGTCCGGTATGAGTGACTTTCAACTGCGTCTTTTGCGCATCCGTGAGCAGTGAACACGGGTCCACGTTGGCGATTTTCAGGTCCTTCGGGCGCGACAGCTTCGGGTTGGCCGAACTCGAACTGGACGTGGTCGACGTCGGATCCGCGTGCCCGGGATCGGTGGTCGTCGAGCAGGCGGCCAGCGCGACCGCCGCCAGTGCGATCGTCGCGCCGAATCGGATCCGAAAGGTCACCCTGCCGCTCCAAACGCGTCCGTGATCTGCTCTTCGGTGTAGCCATACTGCTGAGCGGCCGTTCTGAGATTGTCGGCCAGAGCCTTCAGACCGTCGATGTACTGGAAGATCCGGTTGTAGTACGAGTCGTCATTGGTCACCAGTACGGCGTTCCACGCCGTAGTTGCCGCCGCGCTGACCTTGTCGTCACCGATCTTGTTGACATTCAGGTGGAACAGCTTCGGCTTGGTGACGTCGGTCAACTGCTGCCACTGGTCGTGGATGATCTTGCCGACCTGGAGGACGGTGTCGTGGTTGACCGTGATCTGGCCGCCGCTCACCGCGGCGTACTCGTCAGCCACCCCGGCCAGTGGGTTCAGGATGGCGCCGATGGCGCCGAGGTCGGCGCCGACCTGTTTTGCCATGTCCATGAAGACCGCCCCCGCACGCTTCGTGACTACTCGGACCCGGTTCGCAGGCTACCAACGTTGGCGTGTGCCGTGCCTGAGTTCGACGGAGGCGGGGGCGGGACGGTTCCTACGGGATGTGGACGTCGCCCTGGACGGCCCGCAGGGCGATGTCGGAGCGGTGGTGGGAGCCGGTGAGCTCGACGAGGGAGACGAGACGGTAGGCCTCCTCGCGGGCGGCCGCCAAAGAGGGGCCGGTGCCGACGACGGAGAGGACACGGCCGCCGGCGGAGACGACGGCGCCGTCGTCACGGCGACGGGTGCCGGCGTGGAGGACGCCGTCGAGCTCGGCGCCGGTGATGACGTCGCCGGTACGGGGCCGGCCGGGGTAGCCCTCGGCGGCGATGACGACGGTGACGGCGGCGCCGTCCTCCCACTCGAGGGGCGGATGGGCGGCGAGGCGACCCTCGGCGGCGGCGAGGAAGAGGCCGGCGAGGGGAGTGCGGAGCAGGGCCAGCACTGCCTGGGTCTCGGGGTCGCCGAAGCGGCAGTTGAACTCGATCACCTGGGGGCCGTCGGAGGTCAACGCGAGACCGCAGTAGAGCAGGCCGGAGAAGGTGGCGCCACGGGCGGCGAGCTCGTCGACGACGGGCTGCACGATGTTGGCGACGACATCGTCGACGAGGCCCTCGGGGGCCCAGGACAACGGGGTGTAAGCGCCCATGCCGCCGGTGTTGGGGCCGGCGTCGTTGTCGCCGACCCGCTTGAAGTCCTGGG encodes:
- the purD gene encoding phosphoribosylamine--glycine ligase gives rise to the protein MRVLVIGSGAREHALLLALSKDPAVTALACAPGNAGTSAVSETYGVDLADPGSVAALAKEWNADLVVIGPEVPLVAGAADPVRDAGIPCFGPSKEAARIEGSKAFAKDVMQVAGVPTARSEIVDTPARLDAALHRFGPTWVVKDDGLAAGKGVVVTKDYDVARAHAMHLLDGGHPVLLESFLDGPEASLFCVVDGTTVVPLLPAQDFKRVGDNDAGPNTGGMGAYTPLSWAPEGLVDDVVANIVQPVVDELAARGATFSGLLYCGLALTSDGPQVIEFNCRFGDPETQAVLALLRTPLAGLFLAAAEGRLAAHPPLEWEDGAAVTVVIAAEGYPGRPRTGDVITGAELDGVLHAGTRRRDDGAVVSAGGRVLSVVGTGPSLAAAREEAYRLVSLVELTGSHHRSDIALRAVQGDVHIP
- a CDS encoding DUF3558 domain-containing protein, producing the protein MTFRIRFGATIALAAVALAACSTTTDPGHADPTSTTSSSSSANPKLSRPKDLKIANVDPCSLLTDAQKTQLKVTHTGPGPGSADSGSPSSCSYTVLKPIPYSMNIALDSKLGVEDWLGGKYEGQDLRKLSVQSYPAAQTLLLAEKFSDPNAGGCQTLVSTAAGQELHAGALQDLKKGLTTAQLCDLSKQLADLAMTTLLANQ
- a CDS encoding ESX secretion-associated protein EspG, translating into MQPTVLSRLDFDVLWENERFPRRHVALTVPSPGETHTERARLVQETWRSLEQRGLAERGRAAPDLADDLALLAYPRQAVYGFIWAPDRKISLLAASNGGSALMGVVDGDEVWLIKTESIADAAVSVAGEARPGPGQSVSLPTALLTSADARANGDPQRLVLELSDENVPLGQAQVLVGMVAGMTTRGQFGVETAQGAERPTRASRVVAFHDTPNGRYLHLVKPSADRTEWSTITPADNRLLATSVRELLDEA
- a CDS encoding WXG100 family type VII secretion target, which produces MSAVDDVAALPGGGAVAEIARKVEKAQPQAIRDVAKHWRDSASKCDNQGKAVTSAVNALDGAWSGGSADSFTAYMGNFTKAGGSMSEALNNGAAALESAANTVEQAKSAVDSRCEGLLGEVRSWDAAHPQPKDGEREAAIERLCNAAKGDVQKSVDAANNELSNALNQLKSATFIGSKFSVLPAPGEQTFVPGPGRTIDWKANPDPNPTTTSTESQHSSGGGGGGGGGGSYGGGGDGGGGGGGLGPSGGPPEGGGGPAPQGQVKEWIEEAMKILQENGVDTSKMSENDIWAIIQHESGGNPHAINLWDSNAKAGHPSKGLMQCIDGTFQSNKLPGHDDIYNPVDNIIAGVRYSIARYGSVSNVPGIRAMSHGGAYQGY
- a CDS encoding helix-turn-helix transcriptional regulator, which translates into the protein MGASNELGEFLRARRARLLPGDVGLPSGTGLRRIPGLRREEVAALAGISIDYYIRLEQGKETNPSTAVLDALTSALRLNEDEHSHLCALATYLAQRPSHRPARRSRTVRPGIRQLLETLRPCPAYVLNATSDILAANPEGLALLAGITDWPADRRNTTRYTFLHPGARTLFADWDKAAVGSVAQLRTAVAADPEAPELLALVEELTAGSPEFAGLWHRYDVRHRRSEQKTFHHPQVGEVTFAYEVVGLDEDGQRMTIYQAAPGSGDHDAMTLLSLAVSE